AGGCCCCAAGAGGGTAAGGCCTGTGTCTCCTGTCCCTTAAACAGGTCTTCAAGGGCCCAGCTTGTACCTCCCATTCACTAGAAAGGTCCCCAAAATGATGCCGAGGGCCTCTGACACCTAGATGGGTCCCCAAAGGCAGAATTTCTGTCCCCATCCCACAGATGGGTCCCGGAGGTTTGGGctgtgcccctcaccccctccacccTGTACTCCTTCCCCCAGGTGGGTCCCAGAGCTCCTCTCAGGgctgcccctccctggcctgcAGGTTTCCAGATGGCACCCTGCGGGTGCTTCTTTGACCCTCGCATCTACCGAATCGAGTGGGCCACCACCGACTTCGGCCAGTCGTCCCTGTACAAGCTGACAGCAGTGGGCGGTGGGGGACCGCCCGGGGCTCCGGCTGGGGGCCCCGCCTCGCCAGGCACCTACCTCCTAGAGCCCCAGCACTACCTCAAGGCCCCCGTGgcagcgcccccacccccgccgtaCCCCCACTACCAGCCGGCGCCCGGGGGCTCCCAGTACTTCCTGCCCTACTTCCCACCTGAGGGGCCTGGGCCAGAGGCCCTGGGCTttgtgggggatggggggccCCCTGCCTACATGGAGCTGCCTCCACCCCTGCTCAAGGAAGGCCTGGGGCCGCCGCCCCCACCACCTGTCCCCAAGGATAACAAGTTACCTTCCCTGCTCATCACACTCCCCACTGAGGCCACGCTGCCCCCCGGCGCCTATGGCCACCTCAAGGGCCGCCTCAGTCAGTTCCACGGGCCCAGTGAGCCCCTGGCCTTCCCCTCCAAGGAGCTGCAGGGTGGTGGGGCCGGGTCGGCCCTGCTGTACCCGCCGGGCGCCGCGGAGCCCAAGGTGGCTGAGGCAGAGGCAGCCCCACTGGGGGCGGGCGAGGCCAGGACCCCCGAGGCAGCCAGGGCCTTCGTGCTGCCTGAGAAGGTGCTTCTGGAAGATGCCATGAAGCTCTTCGACTGCTTGCCGGGCAACGCCGAGCCCGAGGGGTTCCCGCGCAAGGCCCCGGGGCCTGCCCTGCCGGACAGCAGGGGCGGCGGGGACGACTCGTCCAGCGACATCCGCTCGTTGCACCTGCCGGACGAGCTGCTGTCCTTTGACTACAGCGTGCCCGAGATCCTGGACACCGTGTCCAACGTGGACTGCTTTTTCAACTTCAAAGCCCTCGATGAGgagccgccgccccgcccggggCCTCCAGCCGCCAACATGGTGGCCCCCGTGGTGCGACCTGAGCTTCCCAAGAGGAAGGCCGGCTCCTCATCCAGCaagaaggggaggcagggaggcaaggGCAAGCAGGCCGTGGGCCTGGCCGGCGCCGCCCCCTCGGGGCCCAGGCAGGACCTGGGAGCCCCCCCCCATTAAAATGGATTTCACCTCTCAGCTCACTGTCCACTTGGTGGCATcagggcccggggcccggggacaGTGGGCTGAGGCTGGACATGGAGGACGATCCCCTCCTCCGCCCTGGCACAGTGGGCCGGGGTCACGGGGTAAGGCCCAGCAGGGTAAGGCCCTCCTGGGGGATGGACTTCCAGAGCTGAGCTGGGGAGCCCGGCCGTCACAGTTCTGAAtccctcctctcccagccccagaAAATTGGGAGTCAGCCTgcaggggtgtgggtgggggctgcttctggaaggtggggagtCGCCATCCGGACTCCCCGGATGCACTGTAAGGATCTCTTGCCCGCGTGTTTGGTGGAGAAAGGGCTGCCGGGAGAGGGACAGGAAGTTTCCTGGAGATGAGGcctaccctccccacccccagccccacccgtACTGCCACCTGCTGCTTTCCCCTGCAGAGGAGGAAgggcctcctgccccaggccctgggctgggtctCCAGGGCCCTGGTGGTCAGTCCATCGGGCTctgctggggcagcccggggacTGTGGGGGGGTGGCTGGTGTGGGGAGGCGGGCTTGGTAGCTGAACCATGAGCCTGCTGGGCTCACCTCCCCAAACCCTCACTCCAGAGCTCCCTAGAAGACGGGCAGAGCCTGCGCTGACCCGCACCCGGTCCCCTGATCTGTGCCCAGAGAAGCCTGGAGCCCActtccctcagcttcctcctgAGCCCCCTCTACCCGCAGCCACATTTGGGGTATTTTTGAGACTAAAGCCAAGTGCACACGTGGTTTCCTTGAAGGTTAATGTGAGGGTCTGCCTCGACGGGAGGCTGGATGGGGCAGGGATGCGCTCCGGGAGGGCGGGGTAACTGTCCCGGCACTGCCTGCGCCTAGAGGTTCTCCAGTCGGTTGGGATGACATCGGACCACTGAAGAGGGCTGTGGCGTATACTTGATAGCTTAAGACTAGTCGGGAAAGTCACAGGATCACCCCAGGCCTCACCTAAGGTGAGGCGGCCGTCCCGTGCCACCTGGGATTCAGAGTGAGCTGGTTGGTGGCGAGGGAACCCACCGAAAGCATGGGTAGAGTATACATATCCGTGTAAGCTGTATATACaggcacacgtgtgtgcatgcactcaaatgtgtgcacgtgcacacgtATGTACAAGCTAGTTGTATTGCGTACATAGGTATGCATATCTATAGGCGTGTATATGTGTATTCACGTCATAGGTAAATACACATGGGTGTGCATACATTAGGCGAATGCATGCACCTGCATGTATACATACACCTGTGCGTGTGCATCCATACTGTGCTTGCATGCATACGTGTGTGTGGGCACACGtacttgtgcatgtgtgtagctATGGCCACACGTATGGACATGTGCATACACGTCTGCATGCCTCCACGTGTTTCTCCGTGTCTGTAGCAGAACATGCATGTACGTGCGTGTGTGTACACGTGAGGGTTTATACCCCAGAAATGGAATCCCGCTGCAGACCCCTCCCTGCTTCTCTAACAGGACACGTTGCAGCGTCTTAGGCTTTTCAGAGACTCGCCTCCTACCCCACGGGCTGCCCCGCACCCCCGTCGCAGCCGGCGTGGATGCCGCAGTGCCAAGAAGCTCTGATGTGACGAGGTCGCGGGAGGCGGAGGCCGGAGGACAGAACACGCTGCACGCGGCCACTGGCTGTTTGCCCAAACGCTTTATGACTGCCCTGCGCTCCCCTGTTGCGCTCAGTTCCCGCCTCGGAAACACGCCTTTCTGCACCTCCTGCACAGGTGAGCCCAGAAGCTCTTGAACCTGAGGCCTTTCTCAGTGTGCAGCAGTTTGGGGATCGCGTAGACCAGCCACACGGACAGCAGCATGACCACGAGCGGGATGATGATGACCGCCGTGGGGATGACGGACAGTGGGAAGGCCCCGTAGACGTAGACGCTGAAGGTCGTTTCCAAGTGGCAGTAGCTGCAAAGGGGCATTTGGTGAGAGGCCATGGGGCACTGCCTTTGGGGCCCTACCCTCCACCCCAGTAAGTGTGTTAAAACCCAGAGATAGGAGAGCCGGCCCCCAGGTGGTGAGTTGGGACACCAAGTCCCAGTTCCATCTGCTTCAATTCCTACCCAGTCTGAGTCTGCTGTCCTGTCTTCTGGCAACAGTCCTGTTTCCCCCCAAACCCCCCACCATGTTCCCCATGGTACCCTCCTCTGGGGACAGGGTGTCCCCCTGACTCCATGCCCAGGCTCAATCTAGAAGGCAAACAAACCATCCCATTGCCGAGTGGAAGCAGAGGGCGGGCATCCATGAGGTGGGCAGGAAGCGTCAGGTGTAGCAAGCCGCTACATCCCAGGAGAGGGGACCAGGGTATAGGGGAACCTACTGGGGCTCTGCTGGAAgccatgcagagagagaggctgatgGGCCCTCTCCTAGGGGGTGCCACCCTGTGCCTTCCACCCATGGCCATCCCAGAGCTGGCCCCCTTAGGTCAGGGTGAGGGGTCTCAAGGGCAGGCAGGGTCTCCATGTGCTTTTGGGGTGAACTTTGGAGGGAATAGATGATGGGGGGGGAGGACATTGTCCCGTGTTCCCCCTTCCAGGGGGAGACCTTCGTAATGTAGGCCAGCACACCTAGAAACCTCTTCGAGCACGGGGGTAACTATTCCACAACCAGCTCTAAGGGGAAAGGCCGAATTTGTAGGTCGTGCCAACTCCCAGGGTGTAAAGTCTCCCGCCGTGGCTGCTTTCAAGCTACCAGTGGAAAGACGGCTTGCAAAATCCCTGGAAATTGAAGAGTCGCTCGTGCACACCACCAATGAGATGCGGCTTGAGagggtgattctggtccccgaGGGCAGGGACGTGGCTGCTGCTCATGGCTATTTCCCCAGCAACCAGCACGGGCTCTGAATCAGGACTTATTTTAGTGAGTGAACAAATGTCATCTAGAACTTAAATAGCACTCTTCCCAGGGACAGTCTGGGCCGCTGGGAAAATTGATGTTTATCCAGCACCTGccaaggggagggagaaaagtGGGGGCCCCTCCCATGCATGTGACCTGCCCCAGGAGGCCCATCCATCCCCCCGAGGCCTCTGGCACAGGGCGATGCCCCCCTGCTCACCTGTAGTACGGGTCCACGATAGAAATGTAGAAGATGTAGATTCCGTTCCTCTGCTCAAAAATAACCTTGTTTGCCGTCGGGCCTCCCAAGATCTGATAGGGGACATCTGGCCACATCAAGGGCGCGTTGTTGTCGGGGTCATGGCAGCTGACATAGTTCTGGGGAGAAGGACAGAAGCAtgtccaggggctggggaggccgTGCCGGCGCCCACAGATGCACCCCCCCTGCGTGCACGATCCCACCTGCAACACTTCTTGCCAAACACCCACAGCTGTGCATCCAGGACCAAGTGCCTGGTGGGCTGGTGGTTCGTGACCTTCGTGGGGGACACTGACGGCTGCTCAGCCTTTACCCTGCCCTCCTGCGCCCGGGCCTTCCCACACGTCAGGGGCTAGTGGGCTTAGCCACTCCGCTCGCCAGGATCCCTTACAGCCCCGCGTCCTGGGTGTGAATCCCACGCTGCTGGTTTCTCATACGCTTGGTGGTGTGGGCTGAGGCATCCCCACCGCCAGTGAGAGGCTGGAGTCCTAACCCTTGGAATGTGACTTTATTCGGGAGAGGGTCTTTTTCAGTTAAAATGAGTTCATTAGGGTGGGTCCTGATCCAATATGTCTGGTGTCCTTTTTataagtgtccttataaaagggggagatttgggggacctgggtgactcagtggtggagcatctgccttcggctcagggcatgatcccggggtcctgggatcaagtcccacatcaggctccctgcagagagcctgcttctccctctgcctatgtctctgcctctcttctctgtataaaatctttaattaattaattaattaattaattaatatatataaatatataaaataaataaaatctttgttaaagGGGGAGGGGATCTGGACacggacacacacagagagaacgtCCTGTGATGACATGGGCAGAGATTGGGGTGTAGGTCTACAACCAAAGAACACCAGAGAtggccagcaaaccaccagaaccTGGGACAGCCTGGAACAGATCTGCGCTCactctcagaaggaaccaactcgggacgcccaggtggctcagtggtggagcatctgccttcgggtcagggcgtgaccccagagtcctgggatggagtcctgcatcaggctccctgcaggaagcctgcttttccctctgcctgtgtctctgtgcctctctctctctctctctgtctctcatgaataaataataatctttaaaaaatgccaacactgggatccctgggtggcgcagcgggttagcgcctgcctttggcccagggcgcgatcctggagacccgggatcgaatcccacgtcaggctcccggtgcatggaccctgcttctccctctgcctgtgtctctgcccctctctctgtctctgtgtgactatcataaataaataaaaattaaaaaaaaatgccaacactttggtctcagacttctggcttccagaaccgGGAACAGAGAAATCTCAGGCATTTAAGCTGCCCGGTGTGTGGTGTTCTTGTGACGACAGCCCTAGCTAATCGACATGCCCGAGAAATTCGAAGCCGGAAATGAAACAGAGCCACCTTCTTCATTGGCGCTGCCACCGACCATGGTCGTGGCGTCAAGAGGGTGTCAGGTGGTGGCAGCAGCTTTTCCAGCCCACCTCCGGATCCCAGGATTTCATACAAAGGGGGAACATCCTTGGGCTCAACCGTTTGCCCTGAACCAGGCCATCATGCTGCTACCCTGAGCCGAGTACTTTGCTCTTCTGAGCTATTTGCTGGGGGACCTAGAAGGGGAGGCGATGTAAAAGCAAGAAAAGTCAAAATGATGGTGAACCCAGcaacataaaaaaatgaagggCTCCTTGTGCATGGTGTAAGCCAAAACCCAAAAGACACAACCGACCAACTGAGGGAGGTATTTGCAAACTGTCTTGCAATAAAGGATTAATCTCTCAGCACTATGGAGCATTCTAGAAGAGTGAGGACATCTGAAACCCCAGGAGAAATATGGGCATGGACCATGAATGTGAACCCCAGGATAAAGGAGTGAAAGTGGCCCTCAAACAGGAAAAAGACTCAGCTTGGCCCATAGCAGAAGACAGGCACACGGACAATTTTGTCCCGGGGTGGTACACCTAGCTGGTGTGCCGTGAACATGGGCACGTGGTGGGAGGCACATGGTGCCCTCCCATGGAGGGGACCTTAGTGGCATCTCCCCAAACTGTGCATGCCTTGGCCTAGAACTCAGCCATCTCTTCCCTGCCTGCTGGCAGCCCCGCAGAACAAAGTGCCTCACACAGATGGATGGAAGTGAGGGACTGGGAACGGCCCAGGCCCATCAGGGGGGGCAGCTGAACAACCCCGGAGCACCCACTCAGTCAAAGGAAGAATCTCTCCATGCCTCCGCCCTGTGTGGAGCTgtgcctcctcctcctgtgtGGACACAGTTCTTTCCATCAGGAGGTGGGGTCTAGGTGGGCCCTGCAATCTGCTTCTGGCCAGTAGAATGTGGGGATGGGTGGCCTGAGCCTGGGCCTCCTGGGATCTGGAAGCTTCCACTCTTGGAACCCTGAGACCATGCTGTAAGGGAGCCCAAGCTACCCTGCTGGGGAGAGAGGCACATGGACAGCCCAGTTCCTGGCTACCAGAAGCCCCACATAAAAGAGCCTTCTCTGACCTCCCAGCTGAGTGCCCCTGCGGGGGCGGCCCCGGCCTAGGCCTCCGGTCTGACGTGCTGAACCACGAGAAACAATCCTGCTGAGTTGGGGGTGATGGTTCTGCAGCACTCGGGAATGGCTAGCCTTCCATCTTACTGCTCTTTTGGCTTTTCTGGGGGTTCTAAAGTTCTCAGAATTAAAAAACAACGTAAATGcagaagcaatgtccacagtgAGGATGGCCACCTGGGCGCACGctgcccatccccaggccctgcctccgGGTCGAGGGATGGAGTGACGGCAGACACCTGATTTCAGCTGTGCCCTGACGCCAAGCTGCCCCTCAGATCTCAGCCCCCTGGGTGTTGGCCACAACAGGGCTTCCCGCTTGTCAGCGGCTCCCCATGGGGTGGATCTACACAGTGTCCCACAAAGCACCCCTTCTCTGGTCTCCCCAGCACAGTCCTCCAGTCACCCTGGCCCTTCCCCTGGCTTCACTGGCAGATGCATCCTTAAGTTAGCACCTCAACAGAGCTGGTTCTCAAACTCATGCCAGCCCTGACTTGTCCTCGGTGGCCCATGTTTCACTAGCCATGGGGCTCCTCCGTGCACCCGAGTCTCCCATGTGCAAACAGAGCTCTGCATTTCCTTCCGCTGCCTGCTTCATCCCTATGATGTAAGTGGCCCAAGCATCCACCCGCCTCGCGTTTCCACGTGTTCAAGCTGGACTTGCTTGCAATCCAGCAATGCTGGACTCTGCTCCTCTCATGTCATCTAGTCCCTCACCATGCCCtgttggttgttttatttttttaatctttaaaaaaaagtatttattcatgagagacacacagagagaggcagagacataggcagagggagaaccaggctcccctcagagagcccgatgtgggactcgatccctgaactccaggatcacgccctgagctgaaagcagagcccaaccgctgagccatccaggcatcccggcCCTGTTGGTTGTGTCCCTGTTAGGCACTGATGTGTcccaccccaaattcatatgttggagcCCTAGCCCACAATGGGTGGGTCCTCTAGGAGGtcattaggtttagatgaggtcctGAGGGTGGAGACCCTAGGATATTAGTGCTCTCcaaagaagagacaccagagaactGAAAGCAGAGTCTCAAGGCCGTATTCGTATAtctgtgttcatagcagcattagcCACAACGCCCAGAAGGTAGAATGACCCATGTCCAGTGGCAGGTGAATGAGGGGTGTCCAtccacacactggaatattattcagccttagaaaggaaGGACATCCTGACACCTGCCCCCACGTGGACGGACCCCAAGGATgccaggctcagggaggggacccagacccagaaggacacctcctgcaggaccccactcccaggaggtccccagaggaggcccgtccacagagacagagaggaggtggtgggagccaggagtggggcagggggtgggggtcagtgCTTTCTGGGGATGGGGTCTCTGTGTGGGGAGATAGATGGAATGTGGGGTGAGTGCATGATGATGTAAGTGTGCTCCATGCCGCTGagctgtgcacttaaaaataattacgAGGGTAGATTTTATGTTGCATATTTTTACCACAATtgaaaaaacttttaagaatccttaattttcaaaaaaagaatccttaattTTTAAGAGGAGtaaggggtgcctgactggctgagtagagcatgcaactcttgatctcagggctgtgagttcaagccccactttgggtatagaggttacttttaaaaaatccttcagggggtgcctgggtggctcagtgggttaatcatctgacttttttggtttcagctcaggtttcagctcaggtcttgatctcagggtagtgagttcaagccccacattggctccatgctgggcgtggagcctgcttaaagcaaaactaaaaacCACCACCTTCGGGACAGTCCATCCAGTGACTACGCTGAAAATGCAGGCATTGTGGCTCCAACATGAAAGAAAAACCCTCACATCCAAAATTGCCACTCGCCGGGActgatggaaaaaacaaaacaaaacaaaacagtaacgCAACAATCTCTTAAACGCACCCTTGCATCCTACTTTGAATGAGAGAGCTACTAAGAATGCAACACTACGTATGGACACACTCCGAAAATAATAAACGCAAATTACATATGTATGgctttctcctaaaaaaaaaaaaaaaaaaaaaaaaaaaagaccggggatccctgggtggcgcagcggttttgagcctgcctttggcccagggggggatcctggagacccgggattgagtcccgcgtcgggctcctggcatggagcctgcttctccctctgcctgtgtctctgcctctctctctctctctctctctctctctctctcatgtctaccataaataaataaaaataaatctttaaaaaaaaaaaaagatcagggatGTGATGCTTGCGCAGCATTGTCAATGCACGAAAGGCAtgagttttgcattttaaaagggtTGGTTATACGTTAGGTTAATTTCTCCtcagattggaaagaaaaaaaaaacatcgtcagttaacaaaataaatgatcaaactCAGGAGGAGTGTGAGAAAGCTTCGAAGGTGCCGACTAAGACAGGAAGCCCCAAAAAAGGAGCCAAGTGTCCGCACTTGGGAATGGGCTTCAGGTGTGGGGAGCGAGCGCCACCTGCTGGCGGCATCGCTGTGCTGCGCTGCGCTCGCGCCCCTGACACTGGGAGACTGAGGAGCCGCACCCAGTGAACCCCATGGCTCGCAGCAGGACCGGCGGCTTCCCTTCCTTACACGGACACCGTGCCCTGGTTTCCCCACGGTGCGCGAACCCGGGTGCACGATAGGAACGTGCCCGCGGCAGGAAAGACCATGACTTTTATCAGCCCCAAGACTGATAGGCATCTGGATGCTTCTGGAATTTTGCACATTGTGAGAATGCACCACCATCCACCCCGGATGCCTCGGTGCCGACATCCCCCGTCACTTGGCCACTTCCCGTGGGAGAGATTCCCGAAGGACTTGCTCACCTCCCATGCCCAGATGCGGTCACCCTTTGGCCCCCGGTGTCCTCGTGTGTGGTCCCACCCCCTTGCTGTGAACTGAGGCTTCATGTCCTCCCAAATCCATATGCTGAAACTTACCCCCTAAAAGAGATGGTAGGGGAGGTGGGGCCTTAGGTCATGAGCGGGGGAGCCCCATGAATGGGATGAGCACCCTCTGAGAGGCCCCAGAAGGCTCCCTGTCTCCCCCGCCCTGTGAGCACCTGGGGACAGGACAGTGGGCAGTGACCCAGGAAGaggccctcaccagacactgagTCAGCCAGTGCTTTGACcctggactcccagcctccagagccatgagaaataaatgtcctTTGTCCTAAGCCATCCAGCATGTGCTGTGTTCTAGCAGCCACCACCCCCCAAGCACTGAGATAACCCCCAAGCCCCCACCCCACGTGGCCGGTCTGACCGGTGACCCACAGCGTGTTGCTCGGACCTGTTTGGGGAAAAGAGGAAGCGCTACCTCTCGGTTCCAGGAGAAGAGCCCTTTGTCGCCGGCGTCACTCATGATGGTGGTCCAGTTCTGCGGCTGCGACCTGCAGAGCGCCGTGTTTGCGGTCAGCGAGTACGTGTATGTGAACAGCCCATTCACCTCCAGCAGGACGAACTCCGCCTGGATCACCTCCTGGAACTTCCCTTCCCGCCACCTGGAGGGACACGCACAGGGCTTGGCTGCAGGGGCCGCAGCTGTGCTGGGGGCAGCGGGGCAGGGAGCGAGGCGCGGGTCCTCCTCGTGTGGCCTCAGCAGGCTGACACCTCGCAGACGGCCCACCCCCAGATTATTAATCAGTTGCCATTAAGTAAAACAGAAAAGCCACTTCCTCGGCAGGAAGGATGGAACGTGTCTGTCACTCAGAAAGTTCTACTGGGCAGTGCTGGGCTGGGGCTACAAGGACGTAGCTGCTCCCCAGGGTGGTGTGGTTTGGCCCCACGGGCCGGTGCTTcaggcctccctcccacccatgGAAGTGTAGAAACCACACGCACAGTGGGGTGCGGGGGGCTGTGATGAAGAAGGCAGTAGAATCCCTGAAGGGGGCAAAGTGAGCGCTCTGGGCTAAGCTGTGTCCCCCCCGACTGGCTCCCAGTGTGACTGTGTTGGGGCATGCGGCCTTTAAAGAAGTGGCTGAGGTTGAGTGAGGTCGTAAGGGTAGCCCCGATCCCACAGGAGGGGACAGATCGGTGTCCTCCCTCCGCCACGGCCACCCGAGCACCCAGGGGGAAGGGGGCCGCCCATAagccaagcagggagcctcagGGAAACCCACCTTGCTGGCACTCTGACCTTGGACCCCGGGCCCCAGGACTGTGAGGAAACCAGCGTCTGTTAGTTAAGCCCTTTGTGGGGGGAATCGTTATGGCCGAGTCAGGTGAGACCTCACGaaagagggggtgcctgggtgggtgactgactcttggtttcagctcaggtcatgatcttagagcggtgagatcgagccctgcatcgggctccatgctcagtctgcctctctctctctctctctctctctctgtccctccccccactcacactctctaaaattaaaaaaaaaaagaaagaaagaaagaaaaaaagacattgcaGGGAGAGGGCACAGCATGGGCAGGGCCCAGAGTGAGGGGCGGCTGGGGGTCCAGGGTGtgcagagaggggtggggagggtggcggGGAGGAGGGAGCGCGTTCGGAGGCAATGGGGTGCTAAAGGGCCCGGCTGGGGACTTACAGCTCCACCACGGGCTTCCACGGGGTGTTGTAGTAGACGAGGTGGGGGCAGCCCAGCTTCTCGTAGTGGTAATGCACCACCAGGTCCTCACTGGCCTTCTGCCCCTGGAAGTTGGGGTCGTAGGCGTCCCTGGGGCAGAGATGGGGGTAGGCAGCGGGAGAGGGGTTGTGTTCAGAGCGGGGGTCAGCAGGACCCAGGGCCCCCTGTGATGGGTCACATCGCGGGCCTGCCGTGTGGTCAGCCGCGACTCTGGATGTCACTGTGTGGGCGCCGGTGGGTGAGACTGACATTCGAATCCGTGGGCTTGGAGTAGAGCGGAGGGTCCTCCCCGACGTGGGCGCGTGTGAAGGCCGCACAGAACGAGGACTGACTCCGGCAAGCCAGAAGGCCAGCACGCGGCCTCTGGACCGG
The nucleotide sequence above comes from Canis aureus isolate CA01 chromosome 19, VMU_Caureus_v.1.0, whole genome shotgun sequence. Encoded proteins:
- the PRR22 gene encoding proline-rich protein 22 isoform X2; translated protein: MQHPKPFYAPTAPQEVFSPQGLDGTEGRGSQPAPACTEPLPTVGSSNLYQPPNLDKEIFPAPPAGFQMAPCGCFFDPRIYRIEWATTDFGQSSLYKLTAVGGGGPPGAPAGGPASPGTYLLEPQHYLKAPVAAPPPPPYPHYQPAPGGSQYFLPYFPPEGPGPEALGFVGDGGPPAYMELPPPLLKEGLGPPPPPPVPKDNKLPSLLITLPTEATLPPGAYGHLKGRLSQFHGPSEPLAFPSKELQGGGAGSALLYPPGAAEPKVAEAEAAPLGAGEARTPEAARAFVLPEKVLLEDAMKLFDCLPGNAEPEGFPRKAPGPALPDSRGGGDDSSSDIRSLHLPDELLSFDYSVPEILDTVSNVDCFFNFKALDEEPPPRPGPPAANMVAPVVRPELPKRKAGSSSSKKGRQGGKGKQAVGLAGAAPSGPRQDLGAPPH
- the PRR22 gene encoding proline-rich protein 22 isoform X1 translates to MRLQLPKKSSAPRAWMAPRGEAASPLPPARSLFLLWVPPTCISPQTWIKRSFQPLRQVGPRAPLRAAPPWPAGFQMAPCGCFFDPRIYRIEWATTDFGQSSLYKLTAVGGGGPPGAPAGGPASPGTYLLEPQHYLKAPVAAPPPPPYPHYQPAPGGSQYFLPYFPPEGPGPEALGFVGDGGPPAYMELPPPLLKEGLGPPPPPPVPKDNKLPSLLITLPTEATLPPGAYGHLKGRLSQFHGPSEPLAFPSKELQGGGAGSALLYPPGAAEPKVAEAEAAPLGAGEARTPEAARAFVLPEKVLLEDAMKLFDCLPGNAEPEGFPRKAPGPALPDSRGGGDDSSSDIRSLHLPDELLSFDYSVPEILDTVSNVDCFFNFKALDEEPPPRPGPPAANMVAPVVRPELPKRKAGSSSSKKGRQGGKGKQAVGLAGAAPSGPRQDLGAPPH